cagtgcatacattctgtgttgtaactaatgtttcaAAGGcatcatatattatataggtTTGTCTGGCCATGTGAGTGATTTGCATAGCTTTAACATCAAATCTAGtagttttcaatatattacttaacaaaaatagcatgtcaacaTTTTCACCcggttacggcacatataactttaagtaataatcaatttggagttatttcccttcattTTAAATTAGATGtacatttttagaaatatttcgtAAGTTAATTTACGTGAGGTTTTGTAGAGAGAAAATCTATATAGGCAATGCCCTTTGacatttgtcaataaaattgtttgaaattgaataaaTACTGACGCGGTTAGCAATCATTCTGTATGAAGTATAAATACAGATGAGGTTAGCTATCCTCCTGTATGAAGTATAAATACAGATGAGGTTAGCCATCTATCCTCTTGTATGAAGTATAAATACAGATGAGGTTAGCTATCCTCTTGTATGAAGTATAAATACAGATGAGGTTAGCTATCCTCTTGTATGAAGTATAAATACAGATGAGGTTAGCTATCCTCCTGTGATGGTTTAACAGACTCCGACTTTAACTCCATTAACTGCACGATTTGTTCATCACTAAAACAGTCCAATAGTTCTGGAGACATATTCACTCCTATAGTCTGTTTCTGTTTTCTCTGAGAAAGCTGTTTCCCTATCATCAAATAATACTtctgaaagagaaaaaatatatggtTTTCAAATAATTCAATTCTCGCTATCCACACGATATCGCGGAAAAGGGTCATTTTATTTTACCTACATATCGCCATAGATCGAGTATGGATTATATCTGTGAAGTTTAAGTTGGATAAGAAACAAAACTACAAGCTtagaattaaatattgaaaacatctATATTGTAAGAGTaaagtttaaaaataataatacatctacatgtatgtcattcagaaattattacataaaaacGTATCACTATGCCAATAAGTTGGTATTAAGCATACCGTCCATTCTGTCATAAACACGTCTGCTTCTGCTGATGTAATGTTTTTGTGTCTTTTGAATTCGTCCTTCACATATTGGTCCCCAATTGCCTTGAAATTCTGTGGTAAGCCACGATGAAGCTTCAGTATTGCTTTATATAGGGCACGTACCCGAACTCCTTGTGAAGTCATTTCACAAAGTCTACTTAAAAATAAAGTTGTATAGAAATCCaattaatgttaaaatttaatAACACATTTGACGTACGTTATCAAATCTTCGACATTGCTGCTTTGATTTCCAGTGTGCTACCTGGTATTTGGCATACTTGAATCTGAAAAGTAAAAGGTTAGGAGATCAGAATATAGatatttaaagattaacttggAATAGATTTTATATTCTGGAGATAtgacacaaaataataaaagtataCTCTAAATAAACAGCGAAACTTTATGACGATACTACAATTGTAATTGTACTCGTATTTTTGAAGGAGCGAACTCAAAACTTAACAGATATTTCGATAGATATTATGTGATTATAGTATAAAATAATCGATGATAAACTATCAATTGTGAAACATTATATCTTACATAGAGGCACAGCTGATGCAGACTCTTAAAAATGACTGAAATTCGTCTGATTTTACTTttcttctgattttatttcttgATGTAAGCGCTCATACAAACTGGGAtgagtaatacaaatattgtaggtGTATTTTGTAAACGTTCGTATAATTTTAGGGGTTCTTTCCAATGGATAGTTTaccctagaacgaatatacgtacctggcctactatacctttcggccagGTATGAAATAGTGCCTATGTGTcccactgcctccgaaaatcactcgggcacaattttctttacttttttgtaggtttccaattattttatgcgtatacatgcatttatatatatcctttttgtcgaaaacaaacataacgacctttcttaatatctaccgtaccgctcacaagatgTCGAGTccacaatttgtagacttgctgtaTAAATTCCCTCTGGAAAGACccttaatgtatatatgtaaaaaaccTACtgtctcgctgtgaatttgatatttcatacgGTTTAGTTTTATTGCCTTGTAGGTAaacgatataaaacaagtactataaaatacatacaaacgTTTTATTAATGATTTGTATCATCACTACTTTGCTcaattagcagtaataggcaccaattgtagctctaaagacgataccattttctgtctataagtcttttgagctacaatattgtagcTAAGTTTACCCGTGTACGCATCTTTACTGTATAACTGCGATAGTAAACTCTAGCGTTTctattataatttcaaaacgTAAAAATTATTACGTTAATCCAGATATTATAGATAATTCAATCTAATCCTGGAAACTTGTATCCCTTGTCTATAGAATCATTAAGTCGTTGTTAAAACGATACTGAGAAATATTCACAGTTGTTAATTTTAGGTGATTCAACTTTCCAAATGTACATTTGAGTACATGCACGAAAAGAAAAGCACAACTACCGATAAAACTACCGATAAAACTAGGCCACGAGCAAAATTTACATGAAACATCGCAGACAATATATAT
This genomic window from Argopecten irradians isolate NY chromosome 4, Ai_NY, whole genome shotgun sequence contains:
- the LOC138320918 gene encoding succinate dehydrogenase assembly factor 3, mitochondrial-like, whose amino-acid sequence is MTSQGVRVRALYKAILKLHRGLPQNFKAIGDQYVKDEFKRHKNITSAEADVFMTEWTKYYLMIGKQLSQRKQKQTIGVNMSPELLDCFSDEQIVQLMELKSESVKPSQEDS